A section of the Rhizobium sp. SSA_523 genome encodes:
- a CDS encoding ABC transporter permease has translation MAKLSKPHRFSRFRSLEFILGFVLIGTILTAALLANVLFPAGFDRIDLLARLKPPFQIMAHPFGTDPLGRDILARVIAGGRISLLVGVTSVAGAAIIGIAVGLIAGYYRGVTEMLVMRFADIQLALPFILLAITFIAILGGSLQNTIILLIVSQWVQYARLVRGSVLALRDREFVLAAKAIGVKNWRIILQHLLPNLTGPVIVLMTLNVATNILLESSLTFLGMGVDPSVPTWGGMLADARTYMQTAWWASVFPGLAILLTVLGLNLLGDWLRDSLDPTGRTSR, from the coding sequence ATGGCAAAGCTTAGCAAGCCACACCGCTTCTCACGCTTCAGGAGCCTTGAGTTCATCCTCGGCTTCGTGCTGATCGGCACCATCCTGACGGCGGCGCTTCTGGCCAATGTATTGTTTCCGGCAGGGTTCGACCGCATCGACCTTCTCGCCCGCCTCAAGCCGCCGTTCCAGATCATGGCCCATCCCTTCGGGACCGACCCGCTGGGGCGCGATATTCTGGCGCGAGTGATCGCCGGAGGGCGCATATCGCTTCTGGTCGGTGTCACCTCGGTGGCCGGCGCGGCAATCATCGGCATCGCTGTCGGCCTGATCGCCGGCTATTATCGGGGCGTCACCGAAATGCTGGTGATGCGCTTTGCCGATATCCAGCTGGCGCTGCCCTTCATCCTGCTTGCCATCACCTTTATCGCCATTCTCGGCGGCAGCCTGCAGAACACGATCATCCTGCTCATCGTGTCGCAATGGGTGCAATATGCACGGCTGGTGCGGGGATCGGTCCTTGCCCTTCGGGACCGGGAGTTCGTGCTGGCGGCCAAGGCAATCGGCGTCAAGAACTGGCGGATCATCCTGCAGCATCTCCTGCCCAACCTGACGGGGCCGGTCATCGTCCTGATGACGTTGAATGTGGCAACCAACATCCTCCTGGAAAGCAGCCTTACCTTCCTCGGCATGGGCGTGGATCCCAGCGTCCCGACATGGGGCGGCATGCTGGCGGATGCGCGCACCTATATGCAGACGGCCTGGTGGGCCAGCGTCTTTCCCGGCCTTGCCATTCTCCTGACCGTGCTTGGCCTTAATCTTCTCGGAGACTGGCTGCGTGACAGCCTCGATCCGACCGGCAGAACCTCCAGGTGA
- a CDS encoding M14 family metallopeptidase, with amino-acid sequence MTKIFETSFERSLDQLVAMAQPGDRFEAWTFDDRSSREAAMARLAEKGVTARIRSAYKPLVTFFREEVDLDDVETIEIHYPVHPAAAQNRFRLEAYPLAALVGSASLIFVAREDAEFRYEIRLTRAHSEETLTVLAPNRVHQDILGETNVSPTGWLRRDGEPDGARFETDYERLFHSTMAAIAGFGWGDEEPYFEELNIRVAHPAADEPLPYDDEVLSLREALHEDFYFSLLEVFQAKSGRPSGYRDLRPGQIVPEIVQSEGRVSVSVTTRALSTEFLDGPEQEIDRAREPIAAGQIASCLETIGGQGFAARSRSGRTVAARYVKGTDLPVMISGGQHPNEVSGIIGCLRAALMLKNREGAHFTISPLENPDGYALDQRLRRDNPRHMHHAARYTALGDDLEYRTPENSGGHLNETDIRLQAQRMTGAGLHINLHGYPAHEWTRPLSGYVPRGFAMWTLPKGFFLVLRHHAGWEDTAEELLDRVTRHLSAIPGLLDDNARQIKRYETHSGETGFRIINGFPCLSSVDDRHAVPITLITEYPDETIYGQDLIAGHTAQMETVLSAYRAWQEIHQRLS; translated from the coding sequence ATGACAAAAATTTTCGAGACGTCCTTCGAGCGCAGCCTCGACCAGCTTGTGGCCATGGCGCAACCGGGAGACCGGTTCGAGGCCTGGACCTTCGACGATCGGTCAAGCCGCGAGGCCGCCATGGCACGGCTTGCCGAAAAAGGCGTTACGGCGCGCATTCGCAGCGCCTATAAGCCGCTGGTCACGTTTTTCCGGGAGGAAGTCGATCTCGACGATGTCGAGACGATCGAAATCCACTATCCGGTCCACCCTGCGGCTGCGCAGAACCGGTTCCGGCTGGAAGCCTATCCGCTGGCAGCGCTGGTGGGCTCGGCAAGCCTCATCTTCGTCGCGCGCGAGGATGCGGAGTTCCGTTACGAGATCCGCTTGACGCGCGCCCATTCGGAGGAAACCCTGACCGTGCTTGCCCCCAACCGGGTGCACCAGGACATTCTCGGCGAGACCAATGTCTCCCCGACCGGCTGGCTGCGGCGGGACGGCGAACCGGATGGAGCCCGTTTCGAAACCGATTACGAACGGCTGTTCCATTCGACCATGGCGGCAATCGCCGGCTTTGGCTGGGGTGATGAGGAGCCGTATTTCGAGGAGTTGAACATCCGCGTCGCACATCCGGCCGCCGATGAACCGCTTCCCTATGACGATGAAGTGCTGAGCCTGCGGGAAGCCCTGCACGAGGACTTCTATTTCTCGCTTCTGGAAGTGTTCCAGGCGAAATCCGGCCGGCCGTCCGGCTACCGCGACCTCAGGCCCGGCCAGATCGTGCCGGAAATCGTCCAGAGCGAGGGGCGCGTCAGCGTCTCAGTCACCACGAGGGCGCTTTCGACGGAATTCCTCGATGGTCCCGAGCAGGAGATCGACCGGGCGCGGGAGCCGATCGCTGCCGGCCAGATCGCGTCCTGCCTCGAGACGATCGGCGGACAGGGCTTTGCCGCAAGAAGCCGATCCGGCAGGACCGTTGCGGCGCGCTATGTGAAGGGAACGGATCTGCCGGTCATGATCAGCGGCGGGCAGCATCCCAACGAGGTCAGCGGCATTATCGGATGCCTGCGGGCAGCGCTGATGCTGAAGAACAGGGAGGGCGCGCATTTCACCATCTCGCCGCTCGAAAACCCCGATGGCTACGCGCTGGATCAGCGGCTGCGGCGCGACAATCCCCGCCATATGCATCACGCCGCTCGCTACACCGCGCTTGGGGATGATCTCGAATATCGCACGCCGGAGAATTCCGGCGGTCATCTGAACGAGACGGATATTCGCCTGCAGGCGCAGCGAATGACGGGGGCGGGGCTGCATATCAACCTGCACGGCTATCCCGCGCATGAATGGACGCGGCCGCTCTCCGGCTACGTTCCGCGCGGCTTTGCCATGTGGACGTTGCCGAAAGGCTTCTTCCTGGTTCTTCGCCATCATGCGGGATGGGAAGACACGGCGGAGGAACTGCTGGACCGGGTCACCCGCCACTTAAGCGCGATACCCGGCCTGCTCGACGACAATGCCAGGCAGATCAAACGGTATGAAACCCATTCCGGTGAAACGGGCTTCCGTATCATCAACGGCTTTCCCTGCCTGTCCTCCGTCGACGATCGTCACGCGGTTCCCATCACGCTCATCACCGAATATCCGGACGAGACGATCTACGGGCAAGACTTGATCGCCGGCCACACTGCCCAGATGGAGACGGTGCTTTCCGCCTATCGGGCCTGGCAGGAGATCCATCAAAGGCTCTCCTGA
- a CDS encoding flavin reductase, with product MLAAAVQTAIPEDEQRMAFRDAMARLGAAVTIVTTDGPGGKAGFAATAVCSVSDSPPTLLVCLNRGSSAYRPVRDNQVVCINILSADHEDLSRLFGGKTPVQERFAAAEWTRTETGCHRLEGALASFDCRIGSTADGETHEVLFCTVETIHLRKSGQALIYFDRSYRRV from the coding sequence ATGTTGGCTGCCGCGGTACAGACTGCCATTCCTGAGGACGAACAGCGCATGGCGTTTCGCGACGCGATGGCGCGCCTGGGGGCCGCCGTTACCATCGTCACCACCGATGGACCGGGCGGGAAGGCCGGCTTTGCGGCCACGGCCGTCTGCAGCGTCTCGGATTCGCCGCCGACATTGCTGGTATGTCTCAACCGCGGTTCCTCAGCCTATCGGCCGGTCCGCGACAATCAGGTGGTTTGCATCAATATCCTGTCCGCTGACCATGAAGATCTCAGCCGTCTCTTCGGCGGCAAGACGCCGGTGCAGGAGCGTTTTGCCGCGGCCGAGTGGACGCGGACTGAGACCGGTTGCCACCGGCTGGAAGGGGCGCTCGCTTCATTCGACTGCCGGATCGGGTCCACGGCCGATGGCGAGACGCATGAAGTCCTGTTTTGCACGGTCGAGACGATCCACCTGCGCAAGAGCGGCCAGGCGCTGATCTACTTCGACCGCAGCTATCGGCGCGTCTGA
- a CDS encoding Crp/Fnr family transcriptional regulator, with protein sequence MDLTRRDIHSTEVPALCRSCEVRHKGMCGALNPDELLLLSRHTRQLQHGAGEELVGESTSVEAYDNIMRGVVKLSKTLEDGRQQIVGLQFAPDLVGRLYASESPISAQAASEVDVCRVPKVTLERLIERNPALRKRLMDQSLRELDDARDWMVTLGRKTAAEKVASLLLVIALHLDPDAKGEVRIFDLPVTRLDMADYLGLTIETVSRQFSRLKREGILSITANRHIEVMSLTRLKARCG encoded by the coding sequence ATGGACCTGACCCGTCGCGATATCCATTCGACCGAAGTGCCCGCGCTCTGCCGCAGCTGCGAGGTGCGCCACAAAGGCATGTGCGGGGCGCTGAACCCGGACGAACTCTTGCTTCTGTCGCGCCATACCCGCCAGTTGCAGCATGGAGCCGGTGAGGAATTGGTGGGCGAAAGCACCAGCGTGGAAGCCTATGACAACATCATGCGCGGCGTGGTCAAGCTGTCCAAGACGCTCGAGGATGGCCGCCAGCAGATCGTCGGCCTGCAATTTGCCCCGGACCTGGTCGGACGGCTCTATGCCAGCGAAAGCCCGATCTCTGCCCAGGCGGCCTCCGAGGTGGATGTCTGCCGCGTGCCTAAGGTTACCCTCGAGCGGCTCATCGAGCGCAATCCGGCGCTGCGCAAACGGCTCATGGACCAGTCGCTGCGGGAGCTGGACGATGCCCGCGACTGGATGGTGACACTCGGCCGCAAGACAGCGGCGGAAAAGGTTGCCAGTCTGCTTCTGGTGATTGCCCTTCATCTCGATCCCGATGCCAAGGGAGAGGTCCGGATCTTCGATCTCCCGGTGACGCGTCTCGACATGGCCGATTATCTGGGCCTGACAATCGAGACCGTGTCGCGACAGTTTTCGAGACTGAAGCGGGAGGGCATCCTCTCCATCACCGCCAATCGCCATATCGAGGTGATGAGCCTGACCAGGCTGAAGGCGCGTTGCGGCTGA